From the Malus domestica chromosome 17, GDT2T_hap1 genome, one window contains:
- the LOC103432112 gene encoding G-type lectin S-receptor-like serine/threonine-protein kinase At4g03230 produces the protein MNPKISDFGMAKIFKINQTEANINRVVGTSKSICGYMSPEYTRDMTIFSEKLDVFSFGVLLLEIVSGKKNAAFYHFEHSPTLAGWAWELWKEGRGMEVIDESVRETCRPDEALRCIHVGFLCVQEAPADRPTMSSVIRMLQSTEATSLPPSKKPAFSTYRNSSFVPSSQTPTSFSHSSVTTSLPEGR, from the exons ATGAACCCCAAAATATCAGACTTTGGAATGGCTAAGATTTTCAAGATAAATCAGACTGAAGCAAATATCAACAGGGTTGTTGGCACTAGTAAGTCAATATG CGGCTACATGTCACCAGAGTATACAAGGGATATGACCATTTTTTCTGAGAAACTGGATGTATTTAGTTTTGGAGTTCTATTGTTGGAGATTGTAAGTGGAAAGAAGAATGCTGCTTTCTATCACTTTGAACATTCACCAACTCTTGCTGGATGG GCATGGGAGTTGTggaaagaaggaagaggaatgGAGGTGATTGATGAATCAGTAAGGGAAACATGTCGGCCAGATGAAGCTTTGAGGTGCATCCACGTAGGGTTTTTATGTGTTCAAGAAGCTCCAGCTGATCGACCAACAATGTCTTCGGTGATTCGTATGTTGCAGAGCACTGAAGCTACATCTCTTCCACCTTCCAAAAAACCTGCCTTTTCAACATACAGGAATTCCAGTTTTGTTCCCTCTTCTCAAACACCTACAAGTTTTTCCCACAGCTCAGTCACCACGAGTTTGCCAGAAGGTCGATAG